A genomic stretch from Ictalurus punctatus breed USDA103 chromosome 2, Coco_2.0, whole genome shotgun sequence includes:
- the aurkb gene encoding aurora kinase B (The RefSeq protein has 1 substitution compared to this genomic sequence), whose protein sequence is MQNKENREPRSLLTQTVGALREEMNSGAVMGTGPGRVPVKPSSQKKLSIKDFDIGRPLGKGKFGNVYLAREKKLKVIVALKVLFKSQMEKEGVEHQLRREIEIQSHLRHPNILRFYNYFHDSSRVFLILEFAPRGEMYKELQRCGRFTDQRTATFMEEIADALQYCHEKKVIHRDIKPENLLLGYRGELKIADFGWSVHAPSLRRRTMCGTLDYLPPEMIEGHSHDEKVDLWCIGVLCYECLVGNPPFETESHSETYKRISKVDLKFPKDVSEGARDLISKLLRHSPYMRLPLKRVMEHPWVKANSRRVLPPVCQPKPTSSH, encoded by the exons ATGCAG AACAAGGAGAACCGTGAACCCAGAAGCCTCCTCACACAG ACAGTTGGAGCTCTCAGAGAAGAGATGAACCCTGGAGCTGTCATGG gcACTGGTCCTGGCCGAGTCCCAGTGAAACCCAGCTCACAGAA GAAGTTATCAATTAAGGACTTTGATATTGGTCGGCCCCTTGGAAAAGGCAAGTTCGGGAATGTGTATTTGGCTCGGGAAAAGAAGCTGAAGGTTATTGTGGCACTAAAGGTGCTCTTTAAATCCCAGATGGAAAAGGAAGGAGTGGAGCACCAGCTCAGGAGAGAGATTGAAATCCAGTCTCACCTCAG GCATCCGAACATCCTGCGCTTCTATAATTACTTCCACGATTCATCACGTGTTTTCCTCATTCTGGAGTTTGCGCCCCGTGGCGAGATGTACAAAGAGCTGCAGCGTTGTGGTCGCTTCACTGATCAGCGCACAGCCACG TTTATGGAGGAGATTGCAGATGCTCTTCAGTACTGCCATGAGAAGAAGGTGATCCATCGTGATATTAAGCCTGAGAATCTGCTGCTGGGTTACAGAGGAGAGCTCAAAATTGCAGACTTTGGCTGGTCTGTCCACGCACCGTCGCTACG gcgacGGACCATGTGTGGCACTCTGGATTATCTTCCTCCTGAGATGATTGAAGGGCATTCTCATGATGAGAAGGTGGATCTGTGGTGCATCGGTGTGCTGTGTTACGAGTGTTTGGTGGGAAATCCTCCATTCGAGACGGAGAGCCATTCAGAAACGTACAAACGCATCAGCAAG GTGGATCTTAAGTTTCCCAAAGATGTTTCAGAAGGAGCACGTGATCTGATCTCCAAGCTGCTGAGACACAGCCCCTACATGCGTCTGCCTCTGAAGAGAGTTATGGAGCACCCATGGGTGAAGGCCAACTCGCGCAGAGTCCTGCCTCCTGTCTGTCAGCCCAAACCCACTTCTTCACACTAG
- the tmem107 gene encoding transmembrane protein 107: protein MDMSVINSLVPARFLILAAHLVIVINIFWSRGNNVQSCLPLDFTEEQYKNEDNRLIIALSVTLCLFAIELFGFFSGVSMFNSNQGVLSMVCHCSASVSLSFFVIQQWECWVYWIIFAFCSVIPALCELVLIIAVFGLKKKPM from the exons ATGGACATGTCCGTGATAAACAGCCTCGTACCAGCTCGGTTTCTCATCCTCGCTGCTCACCTAGTGATAGTCATCAACATCTTCTGGTCCCGg GGAAACAATGTTCAATCGTGCTTACCGCTGGACTTCACAGAGGAGCAGTACAAGAATGAGGACAACCg gttGATTATTGCTCTATCAGTAACTCTGTGTTTATTTGCCATTGAATTGTTTGGATTCTTCTCCGGCGTCTCGATGTTCAACAGTAACCAAGGAGTGCTGT CCATGGTGTGTCACTGCAGCGcatctgtctctttgtcttttttcgTCATCCAGCAGTGGGAATGCTGGGTTTACTGGATAATCTTCGCATTTTGCAG TGTCATTCCTGCCCTGTGCGAGCTGGTACTGATCATAGCTGTGTTTGGACTGAAAAAGAAGCCGATGTGA
- the aurkb gene encoding aurora kinase B isoform X1 yields MNPGAVMGTGPGRVPVKPSSQKKLSIKDFDIGRPLGKGKFGNVYLAREKKLKVIVALKVLFKSQMEKEGVEHQLRREIEIQSHLRHPNILRFYNYFHDSSRVFLILEFAPRGEMYKELQRCGRFTDQRTATFMEEIADALQYCHEKKVIHRDIKPENLLLGYRGELKIADFGWSVHAPSLRRRTMCGTLDYLPPEMIEGHSHDEKVDLWCIGVLCYECLVGNPPFETESHSETYKRISKVDLKFPKDVSEGARDLISKLLRHSPYMRLPLKRVMEHPWVKANSRRVLPPVCQPKPTSSH; encoded by the exons ATGAACCCTGGAGCTGTCATGG gcACTGGTCCTGGCCGAGTCCCAGTGAAACCCAGCTCACAGAA GAAGTTATCAATTAAGGACTTTGATATTGGTCGGCCCCTTGGAAAAGGCAAGTTCGGGAATGTGTATTTGGCTCGGGAAAAGAAGCTGAAGGTTATTGTGGCACTAAAGGTGCTCTTTAAATCCCAGATGGAAAAGGAAGGAGTGGAGCACCAGCTCAGGAGAGAGATTGAAATCCAGTCTCACCTCAG GCATCCGAACATCCTGCGCTTCTATAATTACTTCCACGATTCATCACGTGTTTTCCTCATTCTGGAGTTTGCGCCCCGTGGCGAGATGTACAAAGAGCTGCAGCGTTGTGGTCGCTTCACTGATCAGCGCACAGCCACG TTTATGGAGGAGATTGCAGATGCTCTTCAGTACTGCCATGAGAAGAAGGTGATCCATCGTGATATTAAGCCTGAGAATCTGCTGCTGGGTTACAGAGGAGAGCTCAAAATTGCAGACTTTGGCTGGTCTGTCCACGCACCGTCGCTACG gcgacGGACCATGTGTGGCACTCTGGATTATCTTCCTCCTGAGATGATTGAAGGGCATTCTCATGATGAGAAGGTGGATCTGTGGTGCATCGGTGTGCTGTGTTACGAGTGTTTGGTGGGAAATCCTCCATTCGAGACGGAGAGCCATTCAGAAACGTACAAACGCATCAGCAAG GTGGATCTTAAGTTTCCCAAAGATGTTTCAGAAGGAGCACGTGATCTGATCTCCAAGCTGCTGAGACACAGCCCCTACATGCGTCTGCCTCTGAAGAGAGTTATGGAGCACCCATGGGTGAAGGCCAACTCGCGCAGAGTCCTGCCTCCTGTCTGTCAGCCCAAACCCACTTCTTCACACTAG